CAATGGCAGGAGCATCGCCTCCCGCCAGATCGCCGCCGCCGTCAGGGAGGGCTACGGCACCCTCCTCCCGAAGGACCGTTACCCGGTGGCGTTCCTCGACCTCTCGATCGACACCGATCTCGTGGACGTCAACGTTCACCCGACGAAAAGGGAGGTCCGCCTCTCCCGGGAGCGCGAGATCCTCCCGGCGGTTGCGGCCGCCGTCGAGGAGGCGCTTGCCGGGCACGACCTCGTCGGAGACATACCGGCCGAGCCGGTGCAGCAGCAGATCGTCCCGCGGGAGCCCGGACCGGAGCCGGCACCGGCGGCCGGCGAGCCCGGAGCGTCCTACACCGCGGGGCACCGCGAACTCGCCCTCTCCGACAAGCAGCTCCGCCGGACGGAGACGGAGGGGGGAGAGAACCTCCTCCCGGCCATGGAGCCGATCGGGCAGGTGGCGGCGACCTACATCGTGGCGGAGGGGGCCGACGGCACCCTCTACCTCGTTGACCAGCACGCGGCCCATGAGCGGATCCTCTACGACCAGGTCGTGGAGCAGCGCGATGCAAAAGCCGGGTCGCAGGAACTGATCATGCCCGTCGTCCTCTCGCTCCGTCCAAAGGAGTCGGCCGCGCTCCGGGACGCGATGCCGCTCCTTGCCGACGGGGGGTTCGTGGTGGAGGAGTTCGGCCGGGATACCTTCGCCGTCCGGGCGGTGCCCGCGGCCCTCGGCGCGGTCGAAGACCCCGGGACGGTCAGGGAGACGATCGCCGACCTCCTCGCCGACGCGTCCCGCACCGTCCCCGACCGGCGGGAGGCGGTCACCTGCATCGTCGCCTGCAGGGGTGCGGTGAAGGCCGGCGCCCTTCTCACGCACGACCAGCAGAAACGCCTCCTCGCACAGCTCGCCCGGACGAAGACCCCCTGGACGTGCCCGCACGGGAGGCCGACGGTGGTGGCGTTCGATAAGAGGAAACTCGACGGGATGTTCCGGCGGGGGTAGGGTGGGCGGCCCGGGGATACCCCGCAGGGAACTATCGCATATAACCAGCCTTTTTTGAGATTAGTCGAGAATAATTGGCTTTAAGGGCAAAAGCCCGTATGACAATGGCTTTATTCTCAGGAGATCAGAACGGCTATATGTCACAGCGGGACTGACCCGCTGCAGACGAAAGGATTGAATCATGTGACACTACTCCAGCAGATTCGCCTCTGGATGATGACCAGGAGCAGGGGGAAGCAGTATCATGACTGTGAGAACGACTCAGTCATCGAACCCTACTTCGATATCTCTCCCGAAGCGACCCTCCCTTCGGATATCCCCGATATCCCGCTGGAAGAGATCATCAGGTGACGGGGAACGTCCCCCCAAACGTCCTGCCGAACGGATCACCTCTCAGTAATCTCATATCACCCGCCACCTTTTTTTGAGAACACCGTCTCCACCGTGTGCTGCCCTCATGGCCCGGGCGGTTCCAGGAGTATCACCGGGAGTCCGGACGGGGGCATGGCCCGGAAAAAGGGGTCAGAGAAACCGGAACGACTCCGCCGTCGGAGCCGCATCGACGTTGTAAGCATCGTACTCCGGAGGGAACACCGTGTGCATGACCGAGTAGACGGCGTTGTCCCTGACGGCATAACGGATGACGAAAGTGTACCGGTCCTCGTCGACGATGGGGACGGAGTAGACCGACTCGTACGCCGGGATGCCGTCGAGAGAAGTCTTCTCCGTGGAGACCCATTCGGCCCCGATATCGGCCTTGAGATCCTCTGTGTAGGTCGCGTTCAGCGCCTCGAGAACCTTCTCCGCATCGGCGGTTCCCTGGCCCGGGAGCGGGTTCGTGTTCACGCGGACCTCCTCGTGCTTATCCGGCGAGGAGAACCATACGCTCTCGCCCGACTCGGTGTAGAACCATCCCTCCGGGCAGGTGACGGCATAGCCGTAGGTGGCGTTGATATAGGTGCCGTTCCCGGGAACAGGCGCCGGCGTCGGGGTCGGGACAGGGGTCGGGCCGGGCTCAGGCGACTGCGGCGAGAAGAGTCCCGGCAGCAGAACCGCCAGGACAACGGCCAGAGCAGCCACAAGAACACCGATGATCAGCAGTCTCTGTGATTTCATGCTATCCGGTTACGTGGCCCGGACAAGGATAAATACTCTTCAGTCGGGTTCTGGTGACGGCCGCGATCATTCCTTCGATCGGCGGGCGTGTCGGGGCGGCATGTTCCCGGAGAGGGAGAAGACCTCTTCGCCTGCGTTTTGGCGGCTGCCATCAGGAAACCCCGACGACCGAAGCCGCCGCGGGAGCACGGACGTCGGCGATCAGGTCGTCGAGGGTATCCACGTACTTCACCCGGATGCCGAGGTTCTCCTCGATGTACTCTTTCGTATCCATGACGACCGGCCGTTGCCTCGCTATCCTCAGTCCGCCGAACGAACGGTCCTCCTCCCGGTACTCGATCATCTGGTCGTTCTCGTCCGAGAGGATCAGGAGCGTCTTCCCGCTCACCGCGGCGGCCTCGGCCTTCTCGAGGATTCCGCCGACCGGGCCGATCTTCCCGTTCTCATCGATGGTCCCGGTCACGGTCACGCTCTCGTTGAGCGGGAAGTCCTCCAGCACCGAGAGGAGGAGCGTGGCCATCAACGCCCCGGCGCTGGGGCCGTCGATCTCGGAGACCTCTTCCGGGCCCTGGATGCTGAAGATGATATCGCTCTCCGCAAGGTTCACGCGGGAGTGGTTGGCGGCGACAACGACCGCAAGGTTCGCGGCGTCCTGAAAGACTATCCCCATCAGGGGTGTCGTCTGGATGAGCACCCTCCCCTTGCCGGGCACGACCTCGACCGAGACGTTCACCATCGCCCCCTCCTCGATCACCTCCTCGTAGAGGAACGGGCCGCCCCGGTCGACCTCGATCTTCTGAAGAATGACCGGCACCTGCATCGAGGCAGCACTCCCGTTCGCCGGCCCTCTTCCGGGCGGGAGAGGGGTCAGTGTCGCAGTCGGGAGGGTATCGGTCTCCTCCGGTTTGGAGAGCGCCGGGGAGAGGTCGTCCGCCGGCACGAGGACGACGGCCAGGAGGAAGACGTTCGCAACAAGCGATAGAACGAGCAGAATCGTCAGGGTCTTCTCCCGTATGCGCATACGCTGCCCGAATATCACTCATCCGGATATATACCTTTCCGCTGAGCGACGGTTCGCTAGAACCGGAGCTCGAGCACCGAAGAACGATGTTCCATCAGGAACGGAGTTCGAGCACCGGAGGTGCGAGGTGCGACTGGTGACTGGCGCGAGCATCGCGAGCGGCAGGAGCTTGAGCACCATAGGTGCGACGGCTCGTTAGAGCCGGGGCAAACACTGCTCCCCGGCAGTGCCGGTGCAGTGTTCCGGGCCCTCATCGTTACCCTCCGGACGCCGCCCCTCAACTCGCAGATCCGGGTCAGGGCTCCGGCTTTTTGACCGCCTTCACCCGTCATCGTACCTTCTGCAACGGGCCGTCCCAGCAGGGTCTGCAGGTCATCACGCTCCGCCCCCTCACTCTTGAACCATTCCGGACCTAAAAAGCCGATAGCCGGCAAATTTCACCAGGATTCTCACGCTTCGCTCCGTAGCGCACACAGGAACACTTCAATACGATTTTATCCTCCTCTGCCGGAAGAAAAAGTAATGAACCAGGTACCAGAGCGCCTCCTGCGCGTTTACCTGCCCGCGTGCGTCCTCGGCGTGACGATCCTCCTCATCGCCGCTGCAGGCTGCACGAACACCGCCTCGGCAGATGGTGATTCCATCTCCGGGAACGTGGTGGGGGATTACGCGGGAGGAACAATCTACGTTGCGGCGATCGACGCCGCGGCGTATACGGCATCGGATATCAGGGTTATGGAGACCGGGGAGCATCCCGAACGCTCGCAATACGTCAGCGGTTTTGCCGCGCTCGATGCGCCGGGCGATTACGTCATCTCCGGACTTCCCCCGGGCAACTACACCATCTACGCCTGGGCGGATACGGATGACAACGGCCGGATCGACCACCTCGATTACCGCGACCCGACCGGGTGGTACTGCACGCCGTCGCACCTTACCCCCGTCGGAGTCGCCGTTACGCCCGGAAGTGCCGCGACCGGGATCGATGTAACCCTCGTCGCCCCGGCGCCCTACCCCGACGATGATCGGGAGATCGCCGTCGGCAGCGGCGGCGGAAGGCTCACGGTCCAGAAAGGCTGCCACGTTCTCCAGGTATGGGGAACGCCGGAGGAGCGGGCGCATGCCTACGGCTACCTCTGCGGCCCGCAGATCCGGGACTGGATCGACTACGTCCTGATCGAGTCGTTCATGCAGTCGCCCGCCGACTACGAGGACCTCTTCATCCCCTACATCAGGGAGCACATGGCACCGGCAAACCCGACGTACATGGCCGAACTCGACGCCATGCTCGCCGGGATGACCGCAGGCGGCACGGATCTCTACCTCCCGCCGGTCTCGCGGAACATCACCCGCTACGACCTCCTCGCGGAGAACACCTACGACTTCATGCTCTACTACAAACTCTACGGCCTCTACATGGGCGATCTCGGCATCAACCGCACCGTGACCGGCGACGCCGGCGTCTCGCCGCACCTCTGCACGAGCGCGATCGCCTGGGGCAACCTGACGGAGAACGACGAGCTTGCCGGCGGGTTGATCCACGGCAAGAACATGGACGGCGAGAACGACCTGCGGAAGGTCACGGTGAACGGCCTGCTCGTCATCGCGACCGACCCGGGTCCGGGCGCGAAACGCACGGTCGGGATAGACTGGCCCGGGTTCATCGGGACGTTCAACGGCATGAACGAGGACGGCCTTGTGCTCGTGCCCCACTCGTCGCCGTCGATCCCTGACTGGAACGCGACCAACCTCACGCCCACCACCTTCCTCTACATGGATACGCTCAGGAGCGAGAGCGACGTTGCCGGGGCGTGGGCCTACTGGGAGAAGGCGAACGGGACCAGGACCGGCGGAAACAACGCGGGGGTCTCGGCACCCTACGGGAACGGGACGGGAAGCGTCCCGGCGGCCTTCGAGACGGACTCCTACGGCGGCGCGGTGCGAGGACCGGGCGTCGTCGAACCGGACGACTGCCTGCTCATCGCGAACAACTACTACCTCTACCGGGGCGCCTATCCCCCTGCGGTCGAGCGGGTGGACGGCTGCCACGCCGGGGTCAGGGACACTGACTACCGCTACCGGAACATGCTCGCCGTTCTCGACGGCTACCGGGAGGAAGGAAAGACCATCGGCACGCCCGAGATGATCGCGCTCATGCAGTCGGCGTCCGTCTCGGAGGAGTACCGGGGCACCACCGAGTACACCTTCATCGCGTACCCGGATGCGGGTGCGTTCGCCATTGCAAAGGAGGACCTCGCGGCGGGGATTTTAGATGCACCGTTCGCGGAGTTCGCGCACTTTGAGTTCGACGAGGTTTTCGAGCGACCCTCCCCGGCGTGAGGGAGACTCGCCGCTCTTTTTCATCAAAACACGCAAGAAAACCGCACATGCCGTTTTGCGGACTATTTTCCGGCCGAAAATCCAGACGACAGGCGGCGCCGTGCGACACTCGAACCTGCTACCCGGAAAATCACGCCCCCATCCGGCAGAGGTCCCACATCGCCCGGAGGACGTAGAGGGTCTCGTCTTCGAGCGCCTCCTCGTCGACGACGAACGAGACGAACCCCTGGCGGGCAAAAAGTTCCCGGACCTCGTCGGGCCCGGTCAGCGACGAGACCAGGAGCAGGACCCGCCCGAACGGCGAAAGCACCCGGCCGATATCCGCGACGAATCGCTCGATCGTCGCCCGCCCCGTCGGCCCGCCGTCGAGGGCGTACTCAAGCCAGTCGTCAAGCCGCTCCTCGGGGAGCGTCGGGAGGTAGGGCGGGTTGAAGAGGATGAGATCGAACGGGCCACAAAGCCCCGCGAAGAGGTCCGTCCGGACCGCTTCCACCCCGCGGGCGCGGGCGCACGCGACGGCGTGGGGGTTGATGTCGGTCGCGACCACCGACGCCGCCCGGCCAGGAAGTCCGGCCGCGACGTAGCCGCTCCCGATCCCGACCTCGAGCACCCGGTCGGCCGGCCGGACCTCGGCAAGCGCCGCCCGGAGGAGGAGTTCGGAGTCCTCGGCGGGAGAATAGACCTGGTCGGGGAGCATCCTCAACTCCCGCTCATCTTGTTTGCTATCAGCGCAAACTCCTCGAGCGTCAGGTCTTCGGGCCGACGCTGCAAGAGGTCGTCGGGGAGATCCGCGATCGTCCGCTCGATCGCCCCGGGTGCAAACACATCCCCGCCGCTCCGGAGGCCCTTCCGGACGGTCTTTCGCCGGTGGGAGAAGAGCACCCGGACGACGTCGGCGTAGACCTTCCGATCCGCGATCGGGTACGGCGGCTCGTGCGGCGTTATCCGGACCACCCAGGAGCGGACCTGGGGCCTCGGGCGGAACGAACCGGGCCCGAGGTCGAGCAGCGGTTTTACGGAGGCATAGGTCTGCACCATCACCGAGAGCCGGCCGACGTTCGCCGTCCCCGGCGGCGCGATCATCCGCTGGGCGAACTCCTTCTGGTACATCAGGACCGCGACCTCAAAGCCGATCTCGAGCAGCCTGAACGTAATCTTCGAAGAAACGGAGTAGGGGAGGTTCGCGACGACGATATCGAACGGCGGGATATCCACCTTCTTCGCGTCGCCTCTGACGATCTCGAGACGGCCCTCCGCGATCTCGTCGGCAAAGACAATCTCGAGTTCTTCCACGAGAGCCGGATCGATCTCTACCGCGATGACCTCTGCACCCCGGTCAAGGAGGGCGCGGGTGAGGATCCCTTCGCCGGGCCCGATCTCGAGCACCCTCCGACCGGAAACGTCGACAAAACCGGCAATCTTCTCGACGGCCCTCCGGTCGACGAGAAAGTGCTGATCCCTCGGAGCGCTCATCTCGATGTGAAGACGTGATACTTCTCGTCCGGGTCCTCGATCTCGTGCAGGATCCGGCTGACGATCATCCGATCCGGGTGCGGAAGCGACTTGATCCGCCCGGAGATGTCGGCGAAGCTCTCGAACGGCTTCTTCCCCCGCTGCTCGATGATCTCCCACATCAGCTTCTTCCCGATGCCGGGAAGCAGGTGCAGCATGTGGAACTTCGGCGTGATGGGCACGGACTTATTGAAGAAATCGACGAACCGCGGCTCGTTCTCGCGGACGATCTGCTCGACCACGAACGGCAGTTCGAGTTTTGCCGTCGCTGTCAGGTCGCCGTAGCTGATCCGCCGCTTGACACGCTCGACCTTCTCCCGCTCCGCATCGCCGATGTAGACGCGGTCGTAGATCTGGATATCCGCACCCGCCTTCGGGACGAGCTCGAGCAGTTTGAACTGGTCCACACCGACTGCCTGGACTACCGGTTCGCGCTTATAGACCGGACGCTGGTCGCTCGCATATCCCATCGGAAGGATATCGATAACTACCGCATTCTCCTCTTTCCTTTCGGTCTTCATTGACACCACCCCTTCTGTTAGAAGTGAGTCATTACCAGATCGAGGATCTCGTCCAGTTCGTCCGTCGTGAGGTTGAACCGTTCTTTGGCGTAGATTGCCCGAAGTTCGTCCCGGGTCCGCGGCATCAGGTTCGCGATGCGGTAGGCGATCTCCTCTTTCATCTTCTCGAGTTTGATGAGCTCGTCGACGAGTTCGCGGGCCTTCTCGGAGGATGTCTTTGAAAGATGATTGGCATGCTCGATACTCTTACGAAGCTCGTAGGACATCTCTTCTCCGGACTCGAGCCGGACCGCCTCCACGGAAAGGAGTGTCTCACGCAGTTCGGGAAGCAGCATCCGCTCTTCGCTCACGATTCGTTTTACCTTCATGCCAATCACTACTGTTGAGGATTATACTTTCTGCGCTTTTAGATGTTGCGGTCTCGCAATCACCTGTTTTATCGTATCTCCATCCCTGACTTCGAGCAGCCATGCGCGTCCGCGCTGTCCGATGACCGTGCCGGTCTTCCCGTGGAATCTCCGGTGGGGCATGCCCTTCTGGACACTCGGTTCGACCACGACGTGCACCCTCTGCCCGAGCTCGAAGTTCTGAATCACCGAGCTGACCGGGGGGATACCGCGTTTTCTGAGGTCCTTCTTGAACTTATACCGCGTCTTCTTGCGTGGTCCATTGTGATGTGCCATGATTACTCACCATACTCGTTCGCTGTTTTGACCAGCACCACATCGAGGCTGACAACACTTGCGGTGCGCCCCAGGATCTGGGCAAGGCTGGGCTGGGTTCTGCCGCTGTCACCCGATACCAGTTCTTTGATGTACAGGCCCGCTTCGCCGACGACTTCGACCCAGTATCTGCCGTCCTGCGTGCCTGTGCACTCGATATCGAGGACCTGCCGTTCCCGAACTTTATCTGCCCGTCGGTGTGACACCCGCAGAGGGGTGCGCTGTCGTATCGTTACACCTTTTAACTGATCGAGGGCCGCTCTGAACTCATCTGGCGTTGCAGAACCGTCAATCTCGACCAGGATCCTGTATTTTTTATGCCCTTTGTCGGATTTAAGGCTTTGCACCATCTTCCGATCCGCCCATCCGGCCAGATGAACCGCCACCCGGCCAACGGCAGTCCGGTTGATCTCCTCCTCGAGTGCTGCGAGGTCCACGGACCGTTTCCGCGGCGCCTCGACCTCCATCACGAAGGGGCGGCCCGACCCGAGCATCCGGGCGTCGATATCCTCTCTCCCGGCACCATGCAGGACGGCGTTCTCCGCGTCGAAGGCCTCGATCACCGGCCGGCCGATCAGCTCCTCGACGGAGTCGGCATACTGCTTGCCGGTGAAGTTGCACTGCTCGCACCCGGCTCCCCGGCATGACCGGCAGTCCCAGTGGGTCTGGGGGATGCCCCGCTCGTACTTCAGGTACCGGCCGGTGAAGAAGACGGGGTTGACCTGCACCTCGACGGTACCCTCAGCGAGGTCGAGGATCGCCACGATGTCGGGCCGCTTCAGGTCGGCCGTCTTCCCGGTGAGGACCGAGACGGCCTTGCCGACTTCCCGGTTCATCTCCGCTTTCAGCGGTTCGGGGTCATGGAGGGAAAGGTCGCTCCAGACCATCTCCTCGCTCTCCGTGACAAGCGGCGGGACCTTTGTCCCGATCAGAAACGTCTCGAACTCGATCCCCCGTACCGCTTCCGCGACCATCGCTGCCCAGGCATCGATGCGGGAGAACTCCCCGCCGCAGATCCAGCAGGACTCCGGCTCCGGTTCGTGGTGCGGCTCGTTTTCCGCAAGCTCCCTGGCGATCCGGAGCGCCCTGCCCCGTTCCTCGTTCGTCAGCCCAAACGACCGCTTGCCGAAGAAACGCCCGAGGCAGTGGTTGCAGGTATCGCCGTATCCAAGAATTGCTTCTACCTCGTGTATGATATCCATCAGGATTCCCTCCGGTCCATCTCGTTTAAGAGGACGGTGATTGTGTGATCGGCATGCAGCGACCGCGGCCCCACCGAGTAGCGGGAGTAGCCCGCGATCAGCGCCTCCTCCTCCGCGGTGAAGTTGTGGTGATCCGAGAGAAGATAGGCCTCCGGGAGCGCCGGAACCGTCCTGACGTCCTCCCCCGCCTCGTCGAGAACCGCGAACGGGATCCCGGCGAGCAACCTTGCGAGCCCGCCGCGGCGGACGTAGACGCCCGGGGTCGACTCCCGGAACTCGTCCCCGCAGGGGATCGAGAGCGCCTTCTTGATCAAGGCGGCGCTGCTCCGCTCGTCCGGCGAGAGGTAACGGACCTCGCTCCCGCGGAAGAGGACGGTCTTCTCCGGACCGGGCTCCCCACAGAGGACGAGGTAACACTCGACGTCGCGCCGCAGGTCGTGGGAGAGAAAGAACGAGGAGTTGATGCAGCGGCAGAGGACGTCCATCCTCCCGCCGCTCCCGGCAAGATCGTTCAGGCTGAAGGTGCCGCTCGTTGCGGCAAGGTGGCCTACGACGGCAAACCGCTTCATCTACTGGGTCCTGCCGAACTTCTTCATCATGCGCTGCATGTTGAACTTGCCGCCGCCCATGCCCCGCATGCCTTTTAAGGCACGCTGCATGATCTTGTAGTACTTGATGAGGTCCCGGACGTCGTCGGGCGCCACCCCGGCACCCCGGGCGATCCGCTGGATCCTCGAGCTCCCGATCATTGACGGGTCGTCGAGTTCCGGGGGCGTCATCGAGTCCATGATCACCTTGTAGCGCTGCATCTTGGTGCTGGTGATATCGTAGGCGTCGTCCGGGATCTGCATGCCGCCGAGGGGGAGCATGCTCATGATCTGCTTCAAGGGCCCCATCTTGTTCAGCGCCTCGAGCTGTTTGTACATGTCCCGGAGCGTGAACTTGCCCTTGAGCATAGCGTTCACATCGAGATCCTCGGCCGAGACCGCCTCCTCCGCCCGTTCGACGAGCGCTTTCAGGTCGCCCATCCCGAGCAGCCGGGAGATGAACCCGTCCGGGTCGAACCGCTCGAGGTCGTCGATCGTCTCGCCGCTCCCGATGAAGACGATCCCGCTCTGCGTCTCGGCGACGGCCGAGAGTGCGCCGCCGCCCCGGGCAGTGCCGTCCATCTTGGTGACGAGGACACCGTCGATCCCGATAGCCGCGTGGAACCGGCGGGCCTGTTCGCTCGCCTGCTGGCCGAGCGCAGCGTCGATCACGAGCCACCTGTGGTCGGCGTGCGAGATCTCGTTGATGTTGACGATCTCCTCGATCAGGTTCTCCTCGAGGGCGTGCCGCCCCTGGGTATCGATGATGATCACTTCGTAGATCTTGCGGAACTTGGGGAGACCCTCCCGGACGATCCGGAGAGCGTCCTGTTCCCCGGGGTCGCCGAAGCAGGGGACGCTGATCCGGTCGCAGAGCGTCTTGAGCTGCTCATAGGCGCCCGGGCGGAAGGTATCGGCGCAGATCACCCCGACCCGCAGCCCTTTGCGCTGGAAGTAACGGGCGAGCTTCGCGGTCGTCGTGGTCTTCCCGCTCCCCTGCAGCCCCGCCATCAGGATCGTCTGGGGCTGGAGCGCCACCTCGCCCGGCGTTCCCATCATCCGGACGAGTTCCTGGTAGACGATCCGCAAGACGTGCTCCCGGACGCCCATCCCCTTCGGGGGCTCCTCCCCGAGGGCTCGCTGCTTGATCGCCTGGGAGAGCTGCATCACGAGTTTGACGTTGACGTCGGCGGAGAGGAGCGCCCGTTGCAGGTCGCGCACCAGTTCGTCGACCGCCGCCCGGTCGATCACCGTCTTGCCGGCAAGTTTCCTGACGGCGTCTTTCAAGGACGTACCAAGGTTATCGAGCATCAGGATTCATCTCCCAGCAGTTCGTTCACCACGGTCCGGGGATCGAACGGCATGATGTCGTCGTAGCCCTGGCCAATCCCGAGGAAGAGAATTGGTTTTCCAACGGTGTGCGCAACCGATATGGCCGCGCCCCCCTTCGGGTCCATATCCGCCTTCGTCAGGACGACCGCGTCGGTGCCGACGGCCTTGTTGAACTCGTCGGCACGGATGACCGCATCGTTCCCCGCCACCGCCTCGTCGACGTAGACGACGAGGTCGGGCTTCATGACCCGCCGTATCTTCTCGAGCTGGTTCATGAGATTCGCCCGGTTGTGGAACCGGCCCGCAGTATCGGCGAGGACGACGTCGATATCATGCGCTTTCGCGTACTGGACCGCGTCGAAGAGGACCGCAGAAGGGTCGGCGCCCGCCTGGTGCTGGATGGTCTTGATCCCGAGACGGTCGGCGTGGGTCCGGATCTGCTCGATCGCTCCCGCCCGGTAGGTGTCGCCTGCGCCGATCACGACCGAGAACCCGTTCTTCTGCAGGTATTGCCCGACCTTGGCGACGGTCGTCGTCTTGCCGGTCCCGTTCACGCCGGTGAAGAGGATCTTGACCGGGCGTTCGCGACTCGCGATGAAGTCACGCAGATCGAGGCCTTCGCCCAGCACCCCGCAGAGCGCGGAGCGCAGGGTGGAGACGACCAGGTCGTCGACCGAAGAGCCGATCTTTTTGTGCTGGCCCACGAGGTCCCGGCGCATCCGGGCGATGATCTCGTCCGTGACCGGGAGTGCGACGTCGTTTTCGAGGAGGACCATCTCGAGTTCGAAGAGCGGCTCCTCGATATCCTTCTCCCGGAGGAGAACCTCCCGCTCCCGGACGAGGACCTTCAACTTGTTGAAAAACGTGGGTTTCTCCCGCCCATCCCCCGGTGCCTCCTCCCCGGAGACCGGGGGTTCGGGCGTGACCGGGTGAGAGGGCGCGGGCTCCGCAATCTCTACTTCCTCAACCTCTTCGGCAACCGGGGGTGCCGGTTCGGCTCCGGCAACCTCCTCGATATTCGAGGTGAATTTGCTCCTGATATTCTGAAGTTTGTTCTTTAAGGAATCAAACATTATCAACTTCCGCCCTGGCCTGCCTGAGCCTGCCGGGCCCCCCGGTAAGCCGCCTCGAGGCGCCGGGAGATCTCCGTTGCCTGCCCCTGCAACTGCTCGACCGAACCTGCGACTTTCTTCTCCACTGCCTCAAGTTCGGTTATCCGATCCCCGAGATACTCCACCGCATCCGCGCTGGCCCTCTCAACAGAGACGTCGGCCCCGATGTTCACGAGAACGTGACCGGCATCGAGCACCTTCACCCGGAGATATGCGCCGCCCCCGATGGGGAGAAGAACGATGCCGTCCTCGTTCTCCTGGACGGCCCGGAGGGTCTCGACGGCGGCGGCGGCCTCAAGGCGCTGCTGCTCGATCATCGAGAGCTGCTGCGTCAGGAGTTCTATCTGCTGCCCGTACTCGTTCAAGTACATCTGGAGGGTCTGTATCTCGCGAGGATCTGCCTGGTTCACGTCATTCACCAGCTACTACGTTAACCGATTCGATAGTGATATAACTTCTCTTCAGGCGGTGTTTGCTCCCGATATCCGCAAAGATCTTCTCTTTTGCCTGGTTTTCGTTCGGGGCGCCGA
This portion of the Methanoculleus oceani genome encodes:
- the trmY gene encoding tRNA (pseudouridine(54)-N(1))-methyltransferase TrmY; protein product: MKRFAVVGHLAATSGTFSLNDLAGSGGRMDVLCRCINSSFFLSHDLRRDVECYLVLCGEPGPEKTVLFRGSEVRYLSPDERSSAALIKKALSIPCGDEFRESTPGVYVRRGGLARLLAGIPFAVLDEAGEDVRTVPALPEAYLLSDHHNFTAEEEALIAGYSRYSVGPRSLHADHTITVLLNEMDRRES
- a CDS encoding signal recognition particle protein Srp54, whose product is MLDNLGTSLKDAVRKLAGKTVIDRAAVDELVRDLQRALLSADVNVKLVMQLSQAIKQRALGEEPPKGMGVREHVLRIVYQELVRMMGTPGEVALQPQTILMAGLQGSGKTTTTAKLARYFQRKGLRVGVICADTFRPGAYEQLKTLCDRISVPCFGDPGEQDALRIVREGLPKFRKIYEVIIIDTQGRHALEENLIEEIVNINEISHADHRWLVIDAALGQQASEQARRFHAAIGIDGVLVTKMDGTARGGGALSAVAETQSGIVFIGSGETIDDLERFDPDGFISRLLGMGDLKALVERAEEAVSAEDLDVNAMLKGKFTLRDMYKQLEALNKMGPLKQIMSMLPLGGMQIPDDAYDITSTKMQRYKVIMDSMTPPELDDPSMIGSSRIQRIARGAGVAPDDVRDLIKYYKIMQRALKGMRGMGGGKFNMQRMMKKFGRTQ
- the ftsY gene encoding signal recognition particle-docking protein FtsY, whose product is MFDSLKNKLQNIRSKFTSNIEEVAGAEPAPPVAEEVEEVEIAEPAPSHPVTPEPPVSGEEAPGDGREKPTFFNKLKVLVREREVLLREKDIEEPLFELEMVLLENDVALPVTDEIIARMRRDLVGQHKKIGSSVDDLVVSTLRSALCGVLGEGLDLRDFIASRERPVKILFTGVNGTGKTTTVAKVGQYLQKNGFSVVIGAGDTYRAGAIEQIRTHADRLGIKTIQHQAGADPSAVLFDAVQYAKAHDIDVVLADTAGRFHNRANLMNQLEKIRRVMKPDLVVYVDEAVAGNDAVIRADEFNKAVGTDAVVLTKADMDPKGGAAISVAHTVGKPILFLGIGQGYDDIMPFDPRTVVNELLGDES
- the pfdA gene encoding prefoldin subunit alpha, with translation MNQADPREIQTLQMYLNEYGQQIELLTQQLSMIEQQRLEAAAAVETLRAVQENEDGIVLLPIGGGAYLRVKVLDAGHVLVNIGADVSVERASADAVEYLGDRITELEAVEKKVAGSVEQLQGQATEISRRLEAAYRGARQAQAGQGGS
- the rpl18a gene encoding 50S ribosomal protein L18Ae is translated as MENQTFEIIGACKINNKWKPYRKVIGAPNENQAKEKIFADIGSKHRLKRSYITIESVNVVAGE